In Limibacter armeniacum, a single window of DNA contains:
- a CDS encoding glycosyltransferase family 2 protein, which produces MELSVVIALMNEEDNVIPLIGQIQIALQHLDYEIILVDDGSTDLTVERIKSVANDRVNLVVFTKNFGQTTALAAGIDYAKGKYIATMDGDLQNDPTDIPMMLEKLKQENWDVVAGRRANRQDGALLRKLPSKIANAIIRRMTGVYLKDYGCTLRVFRSHIAKNLGLYGELHRYIPVLIHMQGGRTTEVDVKHHARIHGSSKYGLGRTTKVVSDLFLMMFMQKYMQKPIHLFGLLGLLSFAVGGGINLYLLVLKLMGQDIWGRPLLILGITLLLAGIQFLFFGVMTELMIRIYYESQNKKTYLVREHFKGTEQVSLFGERVSV; this is translated from the coding sequence ATGGAACTTTCAGTTGTCATTGCCCTGATGAACGAGGAAGATAATGTTATCCCGTTAATTGGACAGATTCAGATTGCACTCCAACATTTAGATTATGAGATCATCCTAGTTGATGACGGTTCTACTGACCTGACCGTGGAACGGATAAAGTCAGTTGCCAATGATCGAGTTAATTTGGTAGTGTTTACCAAAAATTTCGGGCAGACTACTGCCTTGGCTGCCGGAATTGATTACGCCAAGGGTAAATATATAGCGACCATGGATGGTGACCTGCAGAATGACCCAACGGACATCCCGATGATGCTTGAAAAACTGAAGCAGGAAAACTGGGATGTAGTAGCAGGGAGAAGAGCCAACAGGCAGGATGGGGCGCTGTTACGAAAACTTCCCAGTAAGATTGCCAATGCCATAATCAGGCGAATGACTGGTGTTTACCTGAAGGATTATGGCTGTACACTTCGGGTATTTCGCTCACACATAGCCAAGAACCTTGGACTTTATGGAGAGCTGCATCGCTATATTCCGGTGTTGATTCATATGCAAGGTGGGCGTACTACAGAAGTGGATGTGAAGCATCATGCCCGTATCCACGGTAGCTCAAAGTATGGTTTGGGCAGGACAACCAAAGTAGTCAGTGACCTATTCCTGATGATGTTTATGCAGAAGTATATGCAAAAGCCAATTCACCTATTTGGGTTGCTTGGATTACTTAGCTTTGCAGTGGGAGGTGGCATAAACCTTTATCTACTTGTATTGAAGTTGATGGGACAGGATATCTGGGGAAGACCCCTTCTTATTCTAGGTATCACACTTTTGCTGGCCGGTATACAATTCCTGTTTTTTGGCGTGATGACGGAGTTAATGATCCGTATCTATTATGAGTCACAAAACAAGAAAACTTATCTTGTAAGGGAACATTTCAAAGGAACTGAACAGGTTTCACTTTTCGGAGAGCGTGTATCTGTCTAA
- a CDS encoding phosphatase PAP2 family protein, which produces MRNTMVLVVCLFVGCMQLYAQNNSVDTLKKVKPTYWKSLIVPTVLISFGTIGTYNKHLNHINLELREEVNEHIDEGITIDDFTQFVPSLSVYALNMAGIKGKSAFWKRTTVLATATLIMGSSVLTLKNNTQILRPDGSSTNSFPSGHTATAFMGAEFLRQEYKDISCWYGVAGYMVAAGTGLFRIYNNRHWLTDVATGAGIGILSTRIAYWVYPLMEKVASKSGRKTNSALLLPFYQQGSLGVSFSLKL; this is translated from the coding sequence ATGAGAAATACAATGGTTTTGGTTGTATGCCTATTCGTGGGCTGTATGCAACTTTATGCTCAAAACAATTCTGTAGACACCCTTAAAAAGGTTAAACCAACCTACTGGAAGTCACTCATTGTCCCCACAGTACTTATCAGTTTTGGAACCATAGGTACCTATAACAAACACTTGAACCATATTAACCTTGAGCTGCGGGAGGAAGTAAATGAACATATAGATGAAGGAATTACAATAGACGATTTTACGCAGTTTGTACCTTCCTTATCTGTATATGCGCTGAATATGGCAGGTATAAAAGGTAAAAGTGCTTTCTGGAAAAGGACAACCGTGTTGGCTACTGCAACCCTGATTATGGGGTCTTCTGTTCTGACCCTTAAAAACAATACACAAATTCTTAGACCAGATGGCAGTTCTACCAATTCCTTTCCGTCAGGCCATACGGCTACAGCATTTATGGGCGCAGAGTTCTTACGACAGGAATACAAGGATATCTCTTGCTGGTATGGTGTTGCGGGGTATATGGTAGCAGCAGGTACAGGGCTTTTCAGGATCTACAATAACCGCCATTGGTTAACAGATGTCGCTACAGGAGCAGGAATCGGTATCTTAAGTACTAGAATAGCTTATTGGGTTTATCCCTTGATGGAAAAAGTAGCAAGTAAATCTGGCCGAAAGACCAATTCTGCTTTGTTGCTTCCATTTTACCAGCAAGGTTCTTTGGGCGTAAGTTTTAGTTTGAAACTCTAA